A genomic window from Clostridium aceticum includes:
- a CDS encoding methyl-accepting chemotaxis protein: MFKSLTGKSIISFGIIISIICGLFGMVTYRIAKSIVEEEIESKLQHQMAETVYEIENYLTAHKKTVYGLSKTIAAIGNSLTREEYIELLTNYPLVNEQTLGTGVWYEPYQYRETIKYFGPYAYKDNNNVIFTEEYATEAYDYVSWDWYTMAKEVVNDVAWTTPYYDELSGIIMITAAAPFYNKNNEIQGVVTSDMDLNVLYEIIDNVKVGYTGRAHLIDATGVYIVTDDAKKSMEVSIFQDENPSFAAESEVILEQMEGKFQFEDKEGTYYAYFAKIPETGWDIVLTISQEEAALSLLNLKRGILLTSLLILILGILATVMISRSISKPMIDLSKDIEKLSNYDLTCDEKDATIKYLKREDEIGRIAKALTTMQNSFVDLIRHVSDTSHHVAASSQELTATSQQSALAADEVAKTIEEIAKGANEQAKDTEKGAIYINKLGKLIENSHLDIKELNISTEEVNRLKDEGFDILKDLVEKTKLSNHATKEVHQIIMNTNESAEKIGTASEMIRSIAEQTNLLALNAAIEAARAGEAGRGFAVVAEEIRKLAEQSNRFTEEITTIIQELVDKTEYAVDMMVNTENIVISQTNSVASTHAKFQGINSAIEKINKIIMAINQSSKEMENKKNEMIEIIENLSAISEENAAGTEEASAAVEEQTASMQQIASASEALSKLSEEMQNSIYRFKY, from the coding sequence GTGTTTAAGAGTTTAACTGGTAAGTCAATCATATCCTTTGGCATTATCATAAGTATCATTTGTGGATTGTTTGGTATGGTGACTTATAGGATTGCTAAAAGTATTGTTGAGGAAGAAATAGAAAGTAAGTTACAACATCAAATGGCAGAGACGGTTTATGAAATAGAAAACTACTTAACTGCTCATAAAAAAACAGTTTATGGCCTGTCAAAAACCATTGCAGCTATAGGCAACAGCTTAACAAGGGAAGAGTATATTGAGCTTTTAACAAATTATCCTTTAGTTAATGAGCAGACTTTGGGCACAGGTGTGTGGTATGAACCCTATCAATACCGTGAAACAATAAAGTATTTTGGACCCTATGCCTATAAAGATAATAACAATGTGATTTTTACCGAAGAATATGCTACAGAAGCATATGATTATGTTAGCTGGGACTGGTACACTATGGCCAAGGAGGTTGTAAATGATGTGGCATGGACAACACCCTATTATGATGAGCTATCAGGAATCATTATGATTACTGCTGCTGCCCCCTTCTATAATAAAAATAATGAGATTCAAGGCGTTGTGACTAGTGACATGGATTTAAATGTATTGTATGAGATTATCGATAATGTTAAAGTGGGCTATACTGGTAGAGCACATCTTATCGATGCTACAGGGGTATATATTGTAACAGATGATGCTAAGAAGAGTATGGAGGTTTCCATTTTCCAAGATGAAAACCCTAGTTTTGCTGCAGAAAGTGAAGTGATTTTAGAGCAAATGGAGGGGAAGTTCCAGTTTGAAGATAAAGAGGGTACATACTACGCTTACTTTGCGAAAATACCTGAAACAGGATGGGACATTGTATTAACTATTTCTCAAGAGGAAGCTGCTTTATCACTACTAAACCTTAAAAGAGGAATTTTATTAACCAGCCTCCTTATTTTAATTCTTGGTATCTTAGCTACGGTGATGATAAGCAGATCTATCTCTAAACCAATGATCGATCTATCAAAGGATATTGAAAAACTGTCTAACTATGATTTAACTTGTGATGAAAAAGATGCAACAATAAAGTATTTAAAAAGAGAAGATGAGATAGGAAGGATTGCAAAAGCCCTAACAACGATGCAAAATAGCTTTGTTGATTTAATCAGACATGTTTCTGATACTTCTCACCATGTAGCTGCTTCTTCACAAGAGTTGACTGCCACTAGCCAACAATCTGCACTTGCAGCAGATGAGGTAGCTAAAACCATTGAAGAGATAGCAAAAGGGGCGAATGAGCAGGCGAAGGATACAGAAAAAGGAGCAATATATATTAATAAACTAGGTAAATTAATTGAGAATAGTCATCTAGACATCAAAGAGTTAAATATCTCTACCGAAGAAGTAAATAGGTTAAAAGACGAAGGCTTTGATATTCTAAAAGATTTAGTGGAAAAGACAAAACTCAGTAATCATGCAACAAAAGAAGTACATCAAATTATTATGAATACAAACGAAAGTGCTGAAAAAATAGGAACTGCCAGTGAAATGATTAGGAGTATTGCAGAACAGACAAACCTGTTGGCGTTAAATGCAGCCATAGAAGCAGCTCGTGCTGGAGAAGCTGGGAGGGGATTTGCAGTGGTAGCAGAGGAAATAAGAAAGCTAGCAGAGCAATCTAATAGATTTACAGAAGAAATTACTACAATTATTCAAGAGTTGGTAGATAAGACAGAATACGCTGTTGATATGATGGTAAATACTGAAAATATCGTTATATCCCAAACAAATAGTGTTGCGTCGACACATGCAAAGTTTCAGGGAATTAATAGTGCAATTGAAAAGATTAACAAAATCATAATGGCTATTAATCAATCAAGTAAAGAAATGGAAAACAAAAAGAATGAGATGATAGAGATTATTGAAAATTTATCAGCGATCTCAGAGGAAAATGCAGCTGGTACAGAAGAAGCTTCTGCAGCAGTAGAAGAACAAACTGCTTCTATGCAACAAATCGCCAGTGCCAGTGAAGCCTTATCAAAGCTATCAGAGGAAATGCAGAACAGTATTTATAGATTCAAGTACTAA
- the trpB gene encoding tryptophan synthase subunit beta, with protein sequence MEKMNGYFGEFGGAFVPEALKNVLSEVAEKFYQYIEDPEFLQELQYYQKQYIGRENPLYYAEGLTQKVGGAKIYLKREDLNHTGAHKINNAIGQALLAKKMNKKRIIAETGAGQHGVATATVCALMGLDCTIYMGEIDTKRQELNVFRMEMLGAKVVPVTSGTATLKDAVDAALEDFVTNADDTFYLLGSAVGPHPYPTMVREFQSIIGIEARRQILEAEGKLPDYLVACVGGGSNAIGLFHPFVKDEEVKIIGVEPAGKGLETEEHAASISKGTVGVIHGFKCYTLQDENGEPLPVHSIAAGLDYPGVGPEHSYYKSIGRGEYVAVTDDEALEAFFLLSKTEGIIPAIESAHAIAYTVKLAETLAPNKIIIVNLSGRGDKDVKQVKEMIEKK encoded by the coding sequence ATGGAAAAGATGAATGGATATTTTGGTGAATTTGGTGGGGCATTTGTTCCTGAAGCATTAAAAAATGTTTTATCAGAGGTAGCAGAAAAATTTTATCAATATATTGAAGATCCAGAATTTCTACAGGAATTACAATATTATCAAAAACAGTATATAGGTAGAGAAAACCCTCTCTACTATGCTGAAGGATTAACCCAGAAGGTGGGAGGCGCTAAAATATATCTAAAGCGTGAAGATCTAAACCACACAGGGGCACACAAAATTAATAATGCCATCGGACAGGCATTATTAGCAAAAAAAATGAATAAGAAAAGAATTATCGCAGAAACAGGAGCTGGGCAGCATGGTGTGGCAACAGCTACAGTATGTGCTTTGATGGGATTGGATTGTACTATATATATGGGGGAAATTGATACAAAAAGACAAGAGTTAAATGTCTTTAGAATGGAGATGTTAGGTGCAAAAGTTGTGCCAGTAACCAGTGGCACAGCTACTTTAAAAGATGCTGTTGATGCAGCTTTAGAAGATTTTGTCACTAACGCTGACGATACTTTCTATTTATTGGGATCAGCGGTAGGCCCTCATCCTTATCCTACTATGGTGCGGGAATTTCAAAGTATTATTGGTATAGAAGCCAGAAGACAAATACTGGAGGCAGAGGGAAAACTTCCAGATTATTTAGTGGCTTGTGTCGGGGGAGGCAGTAATGCTATCGGTTTATTTCATCCATTTGTAAAAGATGAAGAAGTAAAAATCATTGGTGTAGAACCTGCTGGGAAAGGGTTAGAGACAGAAGAACATGCTGCTTCCATTTCGAAAGGAACAGTTGGTGTCATTCACGGGTTTAAGTGCTATACGCTGCAGGACGAAAATGGCGAACCTCTGCCAGTACATTCTATAGCGGCAGGTTTAGACTACCCAGGTGTGGGACCGGAGCATAGTTACTACAAGTCAATAGGTAGAGGAGAATATGTAGCTGTTACAGATGATGAAGCATTGGAAGCTTTTTTTCTACTATCTAAAACAGAAGGAATCATTCCAGCTATTGAAAGTGCTCACGCCATTGCTTATACAGTTAAGTTGGCAGAGACATTAGCACCTAATAAAATTATCATTGTCAATTTATCTGGTAGGGGAGACAAGGATGTTAAGCAGGTAAAAGAAATGATAGAAAAGAAGTAA
- a CDS encoding flotillin family protein encodes MGQAYGVILVTVIVVIIFGTIAALFARYKKCPSDKVLVVYGKVGKGEAGNNSSKCIHGGAAFIWPVIQHYEFLDLTPISIEVNLQKALSKQNIRVDVPSRFTVGVSTEPGVMQNAAERLLGLKLAEIQELAKDIIFGQLRLVIATMDIEEINTDRDKFLEAVSSNVETELKKIGLRLINVNVTDINDESGYIDALGKEAAAKAVNDAKKSVAEKDRDGAIGEAKAHRDQRVQVAEANATAVEGENRSKITVANSEAERREKAAEAERKATAAEKIQAAKALEEAYFAEEEAEKARAKREKATKEADVIVRAEIEKQKLEIEAEAQAEEFRRKARGEADAIFAKMDAEARGTKEMLVKQAEGFSKIVEAAGGDAEKAVTLMIVDKLPELIKIQVEAIKGINIDKVTVWDNTGGKEGGKTATANFLSGMMQSLPPLQDVFNSAGLQLPEYLLKKQSTPQSVSLSKDHKEEDYVDIEEEDLKPQEAES; translated from the coding sequence ATGGGTCAGGCTTATGGTGTGATACTTGTAACCGTTATTGTTGTTATTATTTTTGGTACCATCGCAGCACTTTTTGCTAGATATAAAAAATGTCCATCGGACAAAGTTTTAGTTGTGTATGGTAAAGTTGGGAAAGGAGAGGCAGGCAACAATTCTTCAAAGTGTATTCATGGGGGAGCTGCTTTTATATGGCCAGTCATTCAACACTATGAATTTTTAGACCTTACACCAATATCCATAGAAGTAAATCTTCAAAAGGCTCTTAGTAAGCAAAATATTAGGGTAGATGTTCCTTCAAGATTTACCGTTGGTGTTTCCACTGAACCAGGAGTGATGCAGAATGCAGCAGAAAGGTTACTAGGATTAAAGCTGGCGGAAATACAAGAACTAGCCAAAGATATTATATTTGGTCAGTTGAGACTAGTAATCGCTACAATGGATATCGAAGAAATCAATACCGACAGAGATAAGTTTCTAGAGGCGGTATCTAGTAATGTTGAAACCGAATTAAAGAAAATCGGTTTAAGACTGATTAATGTAAACGTAACGGATATTAATGATGAATCAGGCTATATAGATGCTTTAGGTAAAGAAGCTGCCGCAAAAGCTGTCAATGATGCCAAAAAAAGTGTTGCAGAAAAAGATAGAGATGGTGCCATTGGTGAAGCTAAAGCCCACAGGGATCAAAGGGTACAGGTTGCGGAAGCCAATGCTACTGCAGTAGAGGGTGAAAATAGGTCTAAGATCACCGTTGCAAACTCCGAGGCAGAAAGAAGAGAGAAAGCAGCAGAGGCGGAAAGAAAAGCTACAGCTGCTGAAAAGATTCAAGCTGCAAAAGCTTTGGAAGAAGCCTATTTTGCTGAGGAAGAGGCTGAAAAAGCCAGGGCAAAAAGAGAAAAGGCCACGAAAGAAGCAGATGTTATTGTTCGTGCCGAAATTGAAAAACAAAAGCTTGAAATTGAAGCAGAGGCTCAAGCAGAGGAATTTAGAAGAAAAGCTAGAGGGGAAGCTGATGCTATCTTTGCCAAAATGGATGCAGAAGCTAGAGGTACCAAGGAAATGCTTGTAAAACAAGCAGAAGGTTTTAGTAAAATCGTAGAAGCTGCGGGAGGAGACGCTGAAAAAGCAGTAACATTGATGATTGTAGATAAACTGCCAGAATTAATCAAAATTCAGGTAGAAGCTATCAAAGGAATCAACATCGATAAGGTTACTGTATGGGATAATACTGGAGGAAAAGAAGGGGGAAAAACAGCTACGGCAAACTTTTTATCTGGTATGATGCAATCTCTTCCACCACTTCAAGATGTATTCAACAGCGCAGGACTTCAGCTGCCAGAGTATCTACTTAAAAAACAGAGTACCCCTCAGTCAGTATCTCTTTCCAAAGATCATAAAGAAGAGGACTATGTAGATATTGAAGAAGAGGACTTAAAACCCCAGGAAGCTGAAAGTTAG
- a CDS encoding cyclase family protein, whose protein sequence is MKVIDLSHTMHPEMPVFPGTEPPVFQQANTLEKDGFAEVKMTLYSHTGTHMDAPAHMEKNGLTLDQYNIDYFIGKALIIDFANTNIAEVDVKDLEVYENKILRSNFLILKTGWSKYWGSENYFHGFPVLTEKATKWLTTLDLRGIGIDAISVDHIESTTFPVHHILFEKNMVIIENITNLDAVYKEEFVFSCMPLKTKDADGSPVRAIAIEYESI, encoded by the coding sequence ATGAAAGTGATTGACTTATCCCATACAATGCACCCAGAAATGCCAGTTTTTCCTGGTACAGAACCTCCTGTTTTTCAGCAGGCAAACACGCTAGAGAAGGATGGCTTTGCAGAAGTAAAGATGACTCTGTATTCCCATACAGGTACCCACATGGATGCCCCAGCTCATATGGAAAAAAATGGACTTACCTTAGATCAATACAATATAGATTATTTTATAGGTAAAGCTCTGATTATTGATTTTGCAAATACCAATATTGCTGAGGTGGATGTAAAGGATTTAGAAGTCTACGAAAATAAAATATTAAGAAGCAATTTTCTTATTTTAAAAACTGGATGGAGTAAATATTGGGGAAGCGAGAACTACTTTCACGGTTTTCCTGTATTGACAGAAAAGGCTACAAAATGGCTTACAACTCTTGATTTAAGGGGAATAGGTATAGATGCTATTTCAGTAGACCATATTGAATCTACAACTTTTCCTGTGCATCATATCTTGTTTGAAAAAAACATGGTAATTATAGAAAATATAACGAATTTAGATGCTGTCTATAAAGAAGAGTTTGTTTTTTCCTGTATGCCATTAAAAACTAAAGACGCTGATGGTTCTCCAGTTAGGGCAATAGCAATAGAGTATGAGAGTATATAA
- a CDS encoding SHOCT domain-containing protein codes for MDWKKKIIPATLAVALLVPVGVFANNNADAEENLKDMDKSPIAITKSIGFRGEGSGKNLELTEEIKEKCQELKEKFEKGEITKEEFLKEMKEAMPEGRRFREKAFVKQEELPEEIKIKLQELREKLQDDEITKEVFQEKMKEILPEGFQFRVRGFDGQKELSEEVKAKLQEFRDKLESGEITKEELHEEMKAVMPERLQLRERKFGNEEARQLKVENL; via the coding sequence ATGGATTGGAAAAAGAAAATTATACCTGCGACACTGGCTGTAGCACTTTTAGTACCAGTAGGAGTCTTTGCAAACAATAATGCAGATGCTGAGGAAAACTTAAAGGATATGGATAAGTCTCCAATAGCTATTACTAAATCCATAGGATTTAGGGGAGAGGGATCAGGTAAAAACCTAGAACTTACAGAGGAAATTAAAGAGAAGTGTCAGGAACTTAAAGAGAAGTTCGAAAAAGGAGAAATTACAAAAGAAGAATTTCTAAAAGAGATGAAGGAAGCAATGCCAGAAGGACGTAGGTTTAGAGAAAAAGCCTTCGTCAAGCAAGAGGAACTTCCAGAAGAAATAAAAATAAAACTGCAAGAACTTAGAGAGAAGCTACAAGATGACGAAATTACGAAAGAAGTATTTCAAGAAAAAATGAAGGAAATACTACCAGAAGGATTTCAGTTTAGAGTAAGAGGTTTTGATGGTCAAAAGGAGCTGTCTGAAGAGGTAAAGGCAAAACTACAAGAATTTAGGGATAAGCTGGAAAGTGGCGAAATTACTAAAGAAGAACTTCATGAGGAAATGAAGGCTGTGATGCCGGAAAGACTTCAGCTTAGGGAAAGAAAATTTGGTAATGAAGAAGCAAGACAGTTAAAGGTAGAGAATCTTTAA
- a CDS encoding response regulator transcription factor, translating to MSFQIYLVEDDHNLNLVLTSYLQKEGWRVSSFSTGEAARQAIEQPPDLWVLDIMLPDIDGYQLIREIKAKNLQTPVIFISARDADIDRVVGLELGSDDYLPKPFLPRELVIRTRKLLERIHSSSTSVQIIPPYNIDEASRSAKLGDTMIDLTSKEFDLLILFIKNQGLAFSREQILINIWGDNYFGSDRVVDDLIRRLRKKMPSLSIETMYGYGYRMVKS from the coding sequence TTGTCATTTCAAATCTATTTAGTAGAGGATGATCATAATTTAAATTTAGTTTTAACCTCTTACCTACAGAAGGAAGGCTGGAGGGTTTCTTCTTTTTCAACAGGAGAGGCAGCAAGACAAGCCATTGAACAGCCGCCGGATCTGTGGGTATTAGATATTATGCTTCCTGATATAGATGGTTATCAACTTATCCGAGAAATTAAGGCGAAAAATCTTCAAACACCTGTTATTTTTATCTCTGCAAGAGATGCTGATATAGATCGGGTAGTAGGTTTAGAGTTGGGAAGTGACGACTATTTACCTAAACCATTTCTTCCAAGGGAGCTAGTGATTCGCACCCGCAAATTGTTGGAACGGATACACTCTAGTAGCACATCAGTTCAAATAATTCCTCCTTATAACATTGATGAAGCAAGCAGAAGTGCTAAATTAGGGGATACGATGATTGACTTAACTTCCAAGGAGTTTGACCTTCTCATTCTTTTTATAAAAAATCAGGGACTGGCTTTTTCCAGGGAACAGATTCTTATAAATATTTGGGGAGATAATTATTTTGGAAGTGATCGTGTAGTAGATGATCTTATTAGACGGCTGAGAAAAAAGATGCCATCTTTGAGTATAGAAACCATGTACGGTTATGGATATAGGATGGTTAAATCATGA
- a CDS encoding sensor histidine kinase, translating into MKNLPLSLQIWLVFAGIMLAICILLTALFPWTLRDFFTKEVYATIESAQNMTLNRLNREAPSQDWEADFLPRERQHSLQDIRTVNHFIILNENQDIIVPRLPMKFINKVRLEAKNQGAERQRYSGEIDDRKVFYVISRGELLGHEFFLVSYMWDAYREDLVQTLFTRLILIMSLVFLLSWIPSLWLARYLSNPLVILEKRVKKLTNRDWYETIQLQRQDEIGRLGQSIEQLRNQLVRQDEAQQSFLQHTSHELKTPVMIIRSYVQAIGDGIYPKGDLTNSLQVIEEEGERLEKRIHSLLYLTKLDYLTTHKPSWGRMDMYQLIMDVVERFRWKQRQLDWSMDLSPIQVEGDLEQWRVVLENLLDNQIRYARHQIRISLSKSEENEEKMALLCIWNDGPNIEGDTLDILFNKFHKGNKGEFGLGLAISHRIVSLHGGRIWAKNEEKGVSFYVEIPFV; encoded by the coding sequence ATGAAGAATCTACCCTTATCTTTGCAAATTTGGCTGGTTTTTGCGGGCATTATGCTGGCCATCTGTATTTTATTAACGGCTTTATTCCCATGGACATTGAGGGACTTTTTCACAAAAGAAGTATATGCAACCATTGAAAGTGCTCAAAACATGACGTTAAATCGTCTCAATAGAGAAGCTCCTTCTCAAGATTGGGAAGCTGATTTTTTGCCCAGAGAAAGACAACATTCGCTACAAGATATACGTACCGTGAATCATTTTATTATATTAAATGAAAACCAAGATATTATTGTTCCAAGGCTTCCAATGAAATTTATAAATAAAGTAAGGCTAGAGGCAAAGAATCAAGGAGCAGAACGGCAGCGCTATAGTGGAGAAATTGATGATAGGAAAGTCTTTTATGTAATAAGTAGAGGAGAATTGCTGGGCCATGAGTTTTTTCTTGTGTCTTACATGTGGGATGCTTATCGTGAGGACTTGGTACAGACGCTATTTACAAGATTGATATTGATTATGAGTTTGGTATTTTTGCTTAGTTGGATACCTTCTCTTTGGCTTGCAAGATACTTATCTAACCCTCTAGTAATCTTAGAAAAGCGGGTTAAGAAGCTGACAAATCGTGACTGGTATGAAACCATTCAGCTGCAGAGACAGGATGAGATTGGTAGATTAGGGCAATCCATAGAACAGTTAAGGAATCAATTAGTTCGCCAAGATGAGGCACAACAGTCTTTTTTACAACACACATCCCATGAATTAAAGACACCAGTAATGATTATACGCAGTTATGTTCAGGCAATTGGAGATGGGATTTATCCTAAAGGGGATTTAACAAATAGCCTGCAAGTCATTGAAGAGGAAGGCGAAAGGTTGGAAAAACGAATTCATAGTCTCCTTTATCTAACAAAGCTTGATTATTTAACTACCCATAAACCCTCTTGGGGAAGGATGGATATGTACCAATTAATCATGGATGTTGTAGAAAGATTTCGATGGAAACAAAGACAATTGGATTGGTCTATGGATTTATCACCTATACAAGTTGAGGGAGATCTTGAACAATGGCGTGTGGTACTAGAAAATTTATTGGATAATCAAATACGGTATGCTAGGCATCAAATACGTATCTCTCTGAGCAAATCAGAGGAAAATGAAGAAAAGATGGCTCTTCTTTGTATTTGGAATGATGGACCCAATATTGAAGGTGATACATTAGATATTCTTTTTAACAAATTCCATAAAGGAAACAAGGGAGAATTTGGGCTTGGTTTAGCCATTAGTCACCGTATTGTTTCTCTGCATGGTGGAAGAATTTGGGCAAAAAATGAAGAAAAAGGGGTATCCTTTTATGTAGAAATTCCTTTTGTGTAG
- a CDS encoding potassium channel family protein — protein MDILKRVLVLLVIYVVIVILNILSFAYLYIEHDSLVDTNGIITHSQNYKKPSLSDAIYFSGVTYLTIGYGDITAVNKVGKLLTVLQGFSGVLINSLFTGMFLYYLVKRPKNIIITNKVYIKYEEDEDKFYLSVRVGNKGRALVNVNRVLEVFVYEDNIRKRKLHLSQEYYYFEKLLYWNIDLQEEKNLQLLNYLKSSLFDNESVLIRISVIGTDVEAGELVFISRHYTGRCIQFIRNYVDLYQWQHHRRSNINWRDFHKTFCLEEEKIEKFKDL, from the coding sequence ATGGATATATTAAAAAGAGTTCTTGTTTTGTTAGTAATCTACGTAGTTATTGTCATTTTAAATATATTGTCCTTCGCTTATTTATATATAGAACACGATTCCCTCGTTGATACAAATGGTATCATTACACATTCTCAAAACTATAAAAAACCTTCCTTAAGCGATGCCATTTATTTTAGCGGCGTTACCTATCTCACTATTGGCTATGGAGATATTACCGCTGTCAATAAAGTAGGGAAACTACTTACAGTGCTTCAAGGTTTTTCAGGAGTACTGATCAATTCTTTATTTACTGGTATGTTCTTGTACTATTTAGTGAAAAGACCTAAAAATATTATTATCACCAATAAAGTATATATAAAGTATGAAGAGGATGAAGATAAGTTTTATTTGTCTGTAAGAGTGGGCAACAAAGGAAGGGCTTTAGTAAATGTTAATAGAGTGTTAGAGGTGTTTGTTTATGAAGATAATATTAGGAAAAGAAAGCTCCATTTATCTCAAGAATATTATTATTTTGAAAAACTCTTATACTGGAATATTGACTTACAAGAAGAAAAAAATCTTCAACTTCTCAACTATTTGAAATCAAGCCTTTTTGACAATGAAAGCGTTCTAATAAGAATTTCAGTTATAGGTACCGATGTAGAAGCTGGAGAACTGGTCTTTATATCTAGGCATTATACAGGACGTTGCATCCAGTTTATCAGAAATTATGTGGATCTCTATCAGTGGCAACATCATAGAAGAAGCAATATTAATTGGAGGGATTTCCATAAAACCTTTTGTTTAGAGGAGGAAAAAATTGAAAAGTTTAAAGATCTATAG
- a CDS encoding HlyC/CorC family transporter, whose protein sequence is MDIHNIGQTLILFILLILSAFFSTSETALMALSRIRVRHMVEENIKGADLINKYIAEPNKLLGTILVGNNIVNIGASALATAIAIDFYGDKGVLIATIAMTVLVLVFAEITPKSLAAQNAEKISLRIIKPIALVIVLLHPIVIVFTFITGRLMKILGANTNKVRPFITEDELRTVVNVSQEEGVLEVHEKEMIYNVFEFGDQQIRDVMVQRTDIIAIDIEDTYEEVIEIIKNEKFSRYPIYEEGIDNIVGIINVRDLLFVDNLQDNFNIKEYIRKPYYTFEYKKIADLFKEMKKNKVHIAIALDEYGGTAGIVTLEDLIEEIVGDIQDEYDEYEKEIEVIRQNEYRVKGNTKIELVNEMIGTAIESEDFDSIGGFIIGELGRFPKLGETINFNHIKLVVEDIEGNKIKKIRIFT, encoded by the coding sequence TTGGATATACATAATATAGGACAAACATTAATACTATTCATACTGTTAATCTTATCTGCTTTTTTTTCAACTTCTGAAACAGCACTAATGGCACTAAGTAGGATCAGAGTACGTCATATGGTAGAGGAAAACATTAAAGGGGCAGACTTAATTAATAAATATATAGCAGAGCCTAATAAACTCCTAGGTACAATTCTTGTAGGAAATAATATCGTAAATATAGGTGCTTCTGCCTTGGCAACAGCTATAGCTATTGATTTCTATGGTGATAAGGGGGTTTTGATTGCTACCATCGCTATGACGGTATTGGTATTGGTATTTGCAGAAATAACTCCTAAATCTCTTGCTGCTCAAAACGCTGAAAAAATATCCTTAAGGATCATAAAACCTATAGCGCTTGTAATTGTTTTACTTCATCCTATTGTGATCGTCTTTACCTTCATTACTGGCAGATTAATGAAAATACTAGGTGCTAATACAAATAAGGTTCGCCCCTTCATTACTGAAGATGAATTGAGAACTGTTGTCAATGTTAGTCAAGAAGAAGGGGTTTTAGAAGTCCACGAAAAAGAAATGATTTATAATGTTTTTGAATTTGGTGATCAACAAATAAGAGATGTAATGGTTCAAAGAACCGATATTATCGCAATAGATATAGAAGACACCTATGAAGAAGTTATTGAAATCATAAAAAACGAAAAATTTTCTCGCTATCCTATTTATGAAGAAGGAATTGATAATATCGTAGGGATAATAAATGTAAGGGATTTACTTTTTGTAGATAATTTACAAGACAATTTTAATATCAAAGAATATATTAGAAAGCCGTATTATACTTTTGAGTATAAGAAAATTGCCGATTTATTTAAAGAAATGAAAAAAAACAAAGTGCATATTGCTATTGCACTAGATGAATATGGAGGAACTGCGGGGATTGTGACATTAGAGGACTTAATTGAAGAAATCGTCGGAGACATTCAAGATGAGTACGATGAATATGAAAAGGAAATCGAGGTTATTCGACAAAATGAATATAGGGTTAAAGGAAATACCAAAATCGAACTGGTGAATGAAATGATCGGTACTGCCATAGAATCAGAGGATTTTGACTCTATTGGAGGATTTATTATAGGTGAGCTAGGAAGATTTCCTAAACTGGGTGAAACCATTAATTTTAATCATATAAAATTGGTGGTAGAGGATATAGAAGGAAATAAGATTAAAAAAATAAGGATTTTCACTTGA